A genome region from Mycobacterium florentinum includes the following:
- a CDS encoding YchJ family protein yields MDELLGPSCPCGSGDTYRSCCGPLHDGESQARSAEELMRSRYSAFAHGDAAYLFRTWHPRTRPADVTADPRITWTGLEVIDTVAGGPDDDRGEVEFSALFESGGRADCLHERSRFERRAGRWFYVDATEGPATEDR; encoded by the coding sequence GTGGACGAACTCCTCGGGCCATCGTGTCCATGCGGCAGTGGCGACACCTATCGCAGCTGTTGCGGACCGCTGCACGATGGCGAGTCGCAGGCCCGATCGGCCGAGGAATTGATGCGATCGAGGTATTCGGCATTCGCCCACGGCGACGCCGCCTATCTGTTCCGCACCTGGCACCCGCGAACGCGGCCGGCCGACGTGACCGCCGACCCGCGCATCACCTGGACCGGGCTCGAAGTGATCGACACCGTCGCGGGCGGTCCGGACGACGACCGCGGTGAGGTGGAGTTCAGCGCCCTGTTCGAGTCCGGGGGCCGCGCCGACTGCCTGCATGAGCGCAGTCGCTTCGAGCGCCGCGCCGGCCGATGGTTTTACGTCGACGCCACGGAAGGTCCCGCGACGGAAGATAGGTAG
- a CDS encoding DUF7373 family lipoprotein, translating into MKSALLQIYSMIVATLLVACSHTTAGETARARESTSAAPVNTSVLDPGKYPVAPQPPLGNAGNDRAGRLVEGRRMAAYVVGPWQIEPTLIGLSSSGPAVIADSKGLSRAVWPPIGGGAYNLSLVVGFVTERQSPGANPQMALRNSVLRFANPAEASQAAQNMTTAARNMPRDPTATPIVTEPERPLPIPGHPEASGTVLTFQEGAQTVRELTALTAHGPYVFVQVVRCAAGPDCEAQLAGHTLDRQVPLIDTFVPTQAVEFPTLALDPTGLVARTLPPPADQTTSMSGAAYPPAGALHLVDDPVQTGPLLSAAGVDYVSVNLTTVYQAKDPSAAQTLAQSYSDLAAKTPAAQAAAPVPGLPDSHCTRVAGSNGLVPRYWCLAAAGRYTIKTVARQLDNVQQQMAAQYRILTAS; encoded by the coding sequence ATGAAAAGCGCACTGCTGCAAATATATTCGATGATCGTCGCCACACTGCTGGTGGCTTGTAGCCACACCACCGCCGGCGAAACCGCCCGGGCGCGCGAGTCAACCTCTGCGGCGCCGGTGAACACGTCGGTGCTTGACCCCGGAAAATATCCCGTCGCACCGCAGCCGCCACTGGGCAACGCCGGCAACGACCGTGCGGGGCGACTCGTCGAAGGTCGACGGATGGCTGCCTACGTCGTCGGGCCTTGGCAGATCGAGCCCACACTGATCGGCTTGAGCTCGTCCGGTCCGGCCGTCATCGCCGACTCCAAGGGACTGTCGCGCGCGGTGTGGCCGCCGATCGGCGGGGGCGCCTACAACTTGTCCTTGGTGGTCGGATTCGTCACCGAGCGGCAAAGCCCGGGCGCCAATCCGCAGATGGCACTGCGCAATTCCGTGCTGCGATTCGCCAACCCCGCGGAGGCATCCCAGGCGGCTCAGAACATGACCACGGCGGCCAGGAATATGCCCCGTGATCCCACCGCCACACCGATCGTGACCGAACCCGAACGTCCCCTGCCCATTCCCGGACATCCCGAGGCCAGCGGCACGGTGCTGACTTTCCAAGAGGGCGCCCAGACCGTGCGTGAACTCACTGCGCTCACCGCACATGGTCCCTATGTGTTCGTTCAGGTTGTGCGCTGTGCCGCCGGCCCGGACTGTGAAGCTCAACTCGCCGGGCACACACTGGATCGTCAGGTTCCGCTCATCGACACCTTCGTGCCGACCCAGGCCGTCGAGTTCCCCACGCTTGCATTGGATCCGACCGGCCTTGTCGCTCGCACCCTGCCGCCGCCGGCTGACCAAACCACTTCGATGTCCGGGGCGGCCTATCCGCCGGCGGGCGCGCTGCACCTCGTAGATGACCCCGTGCAAACCGGGCCGCTACTTTCCGCGGCGGGAGTGGACTACGTTTCGGTGAATCTGACCACCGTCTACCAAGCGAAAGATCCCTCCGCCGCGCAGACACTCGCCCAGAGCTACAGCGACCTCGCTGCTAAAACGCCTGCGGCACAAGCTGCTGCACCGGTTCCCGGTCTTCCGGATAGTCACTGCACTCGAGTTGCCGGATCCAACGGTCTGGTACCGCGCTACTGGTGTTTGGCCGCGGCAGGCCGCTACACCATCAAAACGGTTGCCCGCCAACTCGATAACGTCCAGCAGCAGATGGCGGCCCAGTATCGCATCCTGACGGCGAGTTGA
- a CDS encoding serine/threonine-protein kinase PknH/PknJ, with amino-acid sequence MLANGALVCGYRIQAVLGSGGMGTVYLAADPALPRQVALKVLSAELSRDRDFRARFIREADTAAALAHPQIVSVYTRGQTDEGQLWIAMQFVDGTDAEAALCDGTMTPHRAVHIITQVAKALDFAHANHVIHRDVKPGNFMLSGAVGPNERVLLGDFGIARALDDVGLTATGAVVATVGYAAPEVLSNGRIDGRVDIYSLGCTLYRLLTGNTPFPATNGAAAVMTAHLFQPPPRPSDAVPSLPPGLDHVIAIAMAKDPAARFPSAGALADAAVSALHDRNRYAPLPPIPSGDVHSYPHTSQPPTVSGWPGQFPPPGPQPPAAKRRRGLIAAALAGVVLLVATVTVLAWPDTAGPRADSSQSSGSPGAPASPQGPPATNVAPAQLRSILLSAAQLPVATTGDPLVLEQDSASLLDDSAAVDNPACLGAWAPAQQSVYGQGAYTGVAAQTLRGMNEQVWQDSVTQAVLAFPGDKAVSALTAQEGQWSLCGGKSVTVTEPGVPAKTWEFGQPQTTAGVLNLTATLPGGASCQHGMMVRGNVLVDIRQCRAGGGADIAALVTATANKVPRQ; translated from the coding sequence GTGCTGGCAAACGGGGCGCTGGTCTGCGGTTACCGCATCCAGGCGGTACTGGGCAGCGGGGGGATGGGCACCGTGTATTTGGCCGCCGACCCCGCGTTGCCCCGGCAAGTCGCCCTCAAGGTGCTCTCGGCCGAGCTGTCGCGCGACCGGGACTTTCGGGCGCGCTTCATCCGCGAAGCCGACACGGCGGCCGCCCTGGCGCATCCCCAGATCGTCTCCGTCTACACGCGCGGACAAACCGACGAAGGCCAGTTGTGGATCGCGATGCAATTCGTCGACGGCACGGACGCCGAGGCCGCGCTCTGCGACGGAACCATGACCCCGCACCGCGCGGTCCACATCATCACCCAGGTGGCCAAGGCGCTCGATTTCGCGCACGCCAACCACGTGATCCACCGTGACGTCAAGCCGGGCAACTTCATGCTGTCCGGCGCCGTCGGCCCCAACGAGCGAGTCCTGCTCGGCGACTTCGGGATTGCCCGCGCTCTCGACGATGTGGGGTTGACCGCCACCGGGGCGGTGGTGGCCACCGTCGGCTACGCCGCACCCGAGGTGCTGTCTAACGGACGCATCGACGGCCGGGTCGACATTTATTCGCTGGGCTGCACGCTGTATCGCTTGCTCACGGGCAACACACCCTTTCCGGCGACCAACGGGGCCGCGGCCGTGATGACGGCCCACCTATTCCAACCCCCGCCCCGACCCAGCGACGCGGTGCCCTCGCTGCCACCCGGCCTCGATCACGTGATCGCGATCGCGATGGCAAAAGATCCCGCCGCCCGGTTCCCGTCGGCGGGCGCACTCGCCGACGCCGCCGTCTCGGCGCTGCACGATCGCAACCGCTACGCGCCGCTGCCACCGATCCCCAGCGGCGACGTTCACTCCTATCCACACACTTCGCAGCCGCCGACGGTGTCCGGCTGGCCTGGGCAGTTCCCGCCGCCGGGTCCCCAACCGCCGGCGGCGAAACGCCGACGCGGTCTGATCGCCGCCGCGCTGGCCGGCGTGGTGCTGCTGGTCGCCACGGTCACCGTGCTGGCCTGGCCCGACACGGCCGGGCCTCGCGCCGATAGCAGCCAGAGCTCCGGATCACCGGGTGCGCCGGCGTCGCCGCAGGGGCCGCCGGCCACCAATGTCGCCCCCGCTCAGCTGCGATCGATCTTGCTGTCCGCGGCCCAGCTTCCGGTCGCGACCACTGGCGACCCGCTGGTACTCGAGCAAGACAGCGCCAGCCTGCTCGACGACTCCGCGGCCGTCGACAACCCCGCATGCCTGGGCGCCTGGGCCCCGGCGCAGCAGAGCGTGTACGGGCAGGGCGCCTACACCGGTGTGGCCGCACAAACGTTGCGCGGCATGAACGAACAGGTTTGGCAAGACAGCGTCACCCAAGCCGTCCTCGCGTTCCCCGGCGACAAGGCAGTCAGCGCCCTGACCGCTCAGGAGGGGCAATGGTCCCTGTGCGGCGGAAAATCCGTCACTGTGACCGAACCGGGCGTGCCCGCCAAAACGTGGGAGTTCGGCCAGCCCCAGACCACCGCCGGTGTGCTGAACCTGACGGCGACCCTGCCTGGCGGCGCCTCATGTCAACACGGAATGATGGTGCGCGGCAACGTCTTAGTCGACATCCGCCAGTGCCGCGCCGGGGGAGGGGCCGACATCGCCGCGCTGGTCACCGCCACCGCGAATAAAGTGCCACGACAATGA
- a CDS encoding zinc-binding dehydrogenase, with translation MTADLPGEALELRSLVTSDGALELSLHQVPVPTPGANEVLVRVEAAPINPSDLGLLIASADMTKATVTGTPERPVVTASVGKGSVEALSARLDKSLPVGNEGAGTVVAAGSSEPAQGLIGKTVAIAGGAMYSQYRAVDASACLVLPEGATARDGASSFVNPMTALGMTETMRREGHSGLVHTAAASNLGQMLVKLCQKDDIPLVNIVRKPEQEELLRKLGATHVLNSTSPSFDRDLVEALKETSATLAFDATGGGTLASQILNGMEKAANATAAEYSRYGSSVHKQVYIYGALDTSPTVLTRSFGMAWGVGGWLLTPFIQNAGGETFGRLRARVAAELTTTFASNYTREVSLAGMLAPDAFNEYVKRATGEKFLVTPHA, from the coding sequence ATGACCGCAGATTTACCTGGCGAAGCACTGGAACTGCGCTCGCTGGTGACCTCAGACGGCGCGCTCGAACTCTCGCTGCACCAGGTGCCGGTTCCGACGCCCGGCGCCAATGAGGTGCTGGTGCGAGTGGAAGCCGCGCCGATCAATCCGTCGGATCTGGGTCTGCTCATCGCCAGTGCCGATATGACCAAGGCGACGGTCACGGGCACACCCGAACGCCCCGTCGTCACCGCGTCGGTGGGGAAGGGCAGCGTTGAAGCGCTGTCGGCGCGGCTCGACAAATCACTCCCGGTGGGCAATGAGGGCGCGGGCACCGTGGTGGCCGCGGGGTCCTCGGAACCGGCGCAGGGCCTCATCGGAAAGACCGTCGCGATCGCGGGCGGCGCCATGTACTCGCAGTACCGGGCCGTCGACGCCTCCGCATGCCTGGTCCTGCCCGAGGGGGCCACGGCGAGGGACGGAGCCTCGTCGTTCGTCAACCCGATGACGGCACTGGGAATGACCGAAACCATGCGCCGCGAAGGACATTCGGGCCTGGTGCACACGGCCGCGGCGTCGAACCTGGGCCAAATGCTGGTCAAGCTCTGCCAGAAAGACGACATACCGCTGGTCAATATCGTCCGCAAACCCGAGCAAGAGGAGCTGCTGAGAAAGCTCGGCGCAACTCATGTCCTCAACTCGACGTCGCCGAGCTTCGACAGGGATCTTGTCGAGGCGCTCAAAGAGACATCCGCGACGCTGGCTTTCGACGCCACCGGTGGTGGCACGCTGGCCAGCCAGATCCTCAACGGCATGGAAAAGGCGGCCAACGCGACCGCGGCCGAGTACTCCCGCTACGGGTCGAGCGTCCACAAGCAGGTCTACATCTACGGTGCGCTCGATACCAGTCCCACCGTGCTCACCAGGAGCTTCGGCATGGCGTGGGGCGTCGGCGGCTGGCTGCTCACCCCGTTCATCCAGAACGCGGGCGGCGAGACCTTCGGTCGGTTGCGCGCCCGGGTGGCCGCGGAGCTCACCACGACGTTCGCGAGTAACTACACCCGGGAGGTGTCACTCGCCGGCATGCTTGCGCCCGACGCCTTCAACGAATACGTCAAGCGAGCCACCGGCGAGAAGTTTCTGGTGACGCCACACGCGTAG
- a CDS encoding winged helix-turn-helix transcriptional regulator has product MPLGSGYEDQSCALARALEILGERWTLLIVRDAFHGLTRYDEFLRSLGMATNILSTRLQKLVDHGVLERTAPRGSYHLTKKGRDLFPVVLSLMAWADRHTPGPDGPEVLILHTGCGHPAGAALRCEHCDSPITLRDLRVVPAPGAVGPDGEPTTLTPPQVAAWGDRPAQR; this is encoded by the coding sequence ATGCCACTTGGGAGCGGGTACGAGGACCAGAGCTGCGCGCTGGCTCGGGCCCTCGAGATTCTCGGCGAGCGCTGGACATTACTGATTGTCCGGGACGCCTTCCACGGATTGACCCGCTACGACGAGTTCCTGCGCAGTCTCGGGATGGCGACGAACATCCTGAGCACCCGCTTGCAAAAGTTGGTCGACCACGGCGTGCTGGAACGGACCGCGCCGCGCGGTTCGTATCACCTGACCAAGAAGGGCCGCGACCTTTTCCCGGTGGTGCTATCGCTGATGGCTTGGGCCGACCGACATACCCCGGGTCCCGACGGTCCCGAGGTGTTGATCCTGCACACCGGCTGCGGCCACCCGGCTGGGGCGGCACTGCGATGCGAGCACTGCGACTCTCCGATCACGCTGCGCGACCTGCGCGTGGTGCCGGCGCCCGGCGCCGTGGGGCCCGATGGCGAACCGACCACCCTGACACCCCCGCAAGTCGCCGCCTGGGGAGATCGACCAGCCCAACGCTGA
- a CDS encoding Rv0361 family membrane protein yields MNTSAPVMARLWAIGVAAALTASCTTMTGGSAQPQHGGVSTSLPAAAPSGGPVTPAPSATPSAQDQIRETLMAFQDAYNTQNWDAYLELMCTAMRTQFSGTAINYVKKSRAQNGVTTIKNITNIAITGDTADATFEGQNETLGTRTVSLPLKLEDGWKICKV; encoded by the coding sequence ATGAACACTTCCGCACCGGTCATGGCCCGTCTGTGGGCCATCGGTGTGGCCGCGGCGCTGACCGCCTCGTGTACGACGATGACCGGGGGTTCCGCGCAGCCCCAGCACGGCGGCGTCTCGACTTCGCTGCCCGCCGCCGCCCCGTCCGGTGGCCCGGTGACACCGGCCCCCTCCGCCACGCCTTCCGCCCAGGATCAGATCCGGGAGACCCTGATGGCGTTTCAGGACGCGTACAACACCCAAAACTGGGACGCCTATCTGGAATTGATGTGCACCGCGATGCGGACTCAATTCAGCGGCACCGCCATCAATTACGTGAAGAAAAGCCGCGCCCAAAACGGCGTCACCACGATCAAGAACATCACCAACATCGCGATCACCGGCGACACCGCCGACGCCACGTTTGAGGGCCAGAACGAAACGTTGGGCACACGGACCGTCAGCTTGCCGCTGAAACTCGAAGACGGCTGGAAAATCTGCAAGGTGTAG
- a CDS encoding alpha/beta fold hydrolase, with protein sequence MSISAQLGPQHRVDIPAGAICYRDRGSGPPIVFVHGVAVNGDLWRRVAPRLADRHRCITPDLPWGSHSVPLDPDADLSLPGMARITADFLDALDLEDVTVVANDTGGAVAQALVGRHPGRIARLVLTSCDAFEKFPPTPQKYLEAMARSRLLTWIVAYTAQFKLVQRLPTAYGFVTSRAMPPDIMRSFTDPIRLNPGVRRDFRRMLRAVDTKYTFDAAASLTNFDKPALVLWADNDKIFPRDHGRRLAKLLPQGRFDLIAGSRTFIPEDQPDRLVAAIEEFLAASPP encoded by the coding sequence ATGTCGATCAGTGCGCAGCTCGGCCCCCAACACCGCGTCGACATCCCCGCGGGCGCGATCTGCTACCGCGATCGCGGCAGCGGCCCGCCGATCGTGTTTGTTCACGGCGTCGCGGTCAATGGCGATCTGTGGCGGCGCGTCGCGCCTCGCCTGGCGGATCGGCACCGGTGCATCACGCCGGACCTGCCTTGGGGGTCGCATTCGGTCCCCCTCGATCCGGATGCCGATCTGTCGCTGCCGGGCATGGCCCGGATTACCGCAGACTTTCTCGATGCCCTGGATCTCGAGGACGTCACGGTCGTCGCCAACGACACCGGCGGTGCCGTCGCGCAGGCTCTGGTCGGGCGTCATCCCGGCCGGATCGCGCGGCTGGTGCTCACCTCATGCGACGCGTTCGAGAAGTTCCCGCCGACGCCCCAGAAGTACTTGGAGGCGATGGCGCGCTCGCGGCTGCTCACCTGGATCGTCGCCTACACCGCACAGTTCAAGCTCGTTCAGCGCTTGCCGACCGCGTACGGGTTTGTCACGTCGCGGGCGATGCCGCCGGACATCATGCGTTCCTTCACCGACCCGATACGGCTGAACCCCGGAGTCAGGCGTGACTTTCGGCGCATGCTGCGCGCGGTCGACACGAAGTACACGTTCGACGCCGCGGCAAGCCTGACCAATTTCGACAAACCCGCGCTGGTGCTATGGGCCGACAACGACAAGATCTTTCCTCGCGACCACGGGCGGAGGCTGGCAAAACTATTGCCGCAGGGGCGATTTGACCTGATCGCGGGAAGTCGCACATTCATCCCCGAAGATCAGCCCGACCGTCTCGTCGCCGCGATCGAGGAATTCCTCGCCGCAAGCCCGCCGTAA
- a CDS encoding alpha/beta hydrolase fold domain-containing protein, with amino-acid sequence MTNGRLADPDCCLRTDPRADPRMVEALAQVGLDNNAPTVPLTIDAPLEERLAYAAMAEEGMGAVLGLFAAGVPDENGGVTTTTTTITGEDGNDVTLYVSRPDVEGPLPAVVHLHGGGMAIASAADATYTRLREYIAGTGLVVVGVEFRNSGGKLGPHAFPAGLNDCAAGVRWVASHRAELGVSHLIVAGESGGGNLTLTVAHKAKREGWLSEIAGFYAQCPYISNRWHEPPDELPSLRECDGYFISLQQLEILGSLYDPDNQNANDPTCFAGVATDEDLNGLPPHVISVNEIDPLRDEGLDYYRRLVRAGVPTVGRLVAGTCHGGDLIFAGAMPEVFAASIRDLSGFAKSLG; translated from the coding sequence ATGACCAACGGTCGTCTTGCTGATCCGGATTGCTGTCTGCGCACCGACCCCCGGGCGGACCCGCGAATGGTCGAAGCACTCGCACAGGTGGGGCTGGACAACAATGCGCCGACGGTGCCACTGACCATCGATGCGCCGCTCGAGGAACGGCTGGCGTATGCCGCGATGGCCGAGGAGGGGATGGGTGCCGTACTCGGCCTGTTCGCGGCGGGCGTTCCGGACGAGAACGGCGGCGTGACGACCACGACGACGACGATCACCGGCGAAGATGGCAACGACGTGACGCTGTACGTCAGCCGGCCCGACGTCGAGGGTCCATTGCCGGCGGTTGTGCATCTGCACGGTGGCGGCATGGCCATCGCGAGCGCGGCCGACGCGACGTACACGCGGCTGCGTGAGTACATAGCCGGCACCGGCCTTGTCGTTGTGGGCGTTGAGTTTCGCAATTCCGGTGGCAAGCTCGGACCCCACGCATTTCCCGCCGGATTGAACGACTGCGCGGCCGGCGTTCGTTGGGTCGCGTCGCATCGCGCGGAACTCGGCGTAAGCCATCTGATCGTCGCCGGCGAGTCCGGCGGAGGCAATCTCACGCTGACCGTGGCACACAAAGCGAAACGCGAAGGGTGGCTGAGCGAAATCGCGGGCTTCTACGCACAGTGCCCGTACATCTCCAACCGGTGGCACGAGCCCCCCGACGAGTTGCCTTCGCTGCGGGAATGCGACGGCTACTTCATCAGCCTTCAACAATTGGAGATACTGGGTTCGCTGTATGACCCCGACAATCAAAACGCGAACGATCCCACCTGCTTTGCCGGCGTCGCGACGGACGAAGACCTGAACGGCCTACCGCCACACGTGATTTCAGTGAACGAAATTGACCCCTTGCGCGACGAAGGACTGGATTACTACCGCCGCCTGGTGCGCGCGGGTGTACCAACCGTCGGCCGGTTGGTCGCGGGCACCTGCCATGGGGGCGACCTGATATTCGCCGGCGCCATGCCCGAGGTCTTCGCAGCCAGCATCCGCGACCTCAGCGGATTCGCCAAGAGCCTCGGGTAG
- a CDS encoding TetR/AcrR family transcriptional regulator: protein MPQATETAPNGVRSRRRGQVLERALYEATLAELSEVGYGGLTMEGIAARAQTGKAALYRRWGSKHDLVHAALVFALPSLSEPRQGRSAREALLTVFTSHRDLLAGKTPFPGLDIMHQLLHEPEMRAIFADAVVRPRLKIIDSILAAAVEAGDIDAATLTPLTARVGPALINHHFLLTGEPPTRRELMMVVNTVIPPRPTASS from the coding sequence ATGCCGCAAGCCACCGAGACCGCACCGAATGGCGTGCGCAGCCGCCGGCGCGGCCAGGTGCTCGAACGTGCCCTCTACGAAGCGACACTGGCGGAGTTGTCCGAGGTCGGATACGGCGGACTGACGATGGAGGGCATCGCGGCTCGCGCCCAGACGGGCAAGGCCGCGCTGTACCGGCGTTGGGGCAGCAAGCACGACCTGGTGCACGCCGCGCTGGTGTTTGCCTTGCCGTCGCTGTCCGAGCCACGGCAGGGGCGGTCGGCACGCGAGGCTCTGCTGACGGTCTTCACTTCTCACCGCGACCTTTTGGCGGGCAAGACCCCTTTTCCCGGCCTCGACATCATGCATCAGTTGCTGCACGAGCCCGAGATGCGCGCCATCTTCGCCGACGCGGTGGTGCGCCCGCGGCTGAAGATCATTGATTCGATCCTGGCGGCGGCCGTCGAGGCCGGCGATATCGATGCGGCCACGCTGACTCCGCTGACCGCCCGCGTCGGACCGGCCCTGATCAACCACCACTTCCTGTTGACGGGAGAACCGCCGACTCGGCGCGAACTGATGATGGTCGTCAATACGGTGATC